The following nucleotide sequence is from Vanessa cardui chromosome 3, ilVanCard2.1, whole genome shotgun sequence.
AAAAAGGTAAAGTGCTTCGACATAGCTTTATACCATGTGTGAAGGTGTGCCTCTTGCCGAGAGATAAAATAGTTTGTGCCTGGATAGTAAATTGGGTTATTACGCAATGTGAGTATTACATAAcctaacataacataacattacgTAATCATTTAGGCTATTATTTcccgatttatatttatatcagtaaATTTTGTACCAATCAAGGGTGTACTGCTGATTCAAGTAGACTCCTCAAATTACTTTCGGCTCGACATTTTggattattcatttaaatattaagacgattctaaaaaatattttctagaattaacttaatatttaatttataagttagTGATATGGACATGTTATGCGGAGAAATAAGGGCCATGTTGTGAGAAAGTTCTTGAGCAAATATTTGAAAGAATAGGGGTAAGCTggccaaagaaacgatggatggctTGTGTGAAAAACAACAtagctggaaagaatgttacctGAGAGATGatgtcagacagagaagtatggaagaaaaaGACTATAATATTCTGCACTAACCTCAAATGAGATGGGGTTACGGTGATGAAACTAAGTAGTAGctcttttaacaataaaatatttttatgtactaaAATTTGTATATCCAGTAAGAAATTCAACAAAAACTAACACAACACTTCCACACACATACTTTCAGCATCTTAGAGGTCATGATTTTATTAGATTGAACTAATCTTCTGACTTTTGTCAATTCGTGTTTTGAGTTCAAAACAtcataaatcaatcaaaaaataaaacttatatgttaacgattaaatgaataaaacaacGAAACGATCTTTCATacttttaatactaatattgtatGTTCCAGtactattaatacataatagaaCGGCAAAAAAGCGCTTttagttcaaataaaactacagccttactataaataatataaaataatattaataaactagggCAAAGAAAATATGTGCCAAGTGAAAGATTGAGTTAGACTCTGAAACTGATCCGCATTGCAGCGCTTGAATAGGGGGTTGAAAATATCCGTTTCAGGACTTTAATAAACTTTGTTTTCAAAAGACTACCGTTAAGAAACTTATGTTGAACTCGCTTCTTGTAAATCTTCTATTTTGTGCAGAGGCATATTTACAGTGCTGCCTATAGGCTGGAACAAATGTACAACAGTTCTTACGAAACTAATAGTACAGGataatcaaatacaaaaaaattcacgtacttttattacaaataacaaaaagaacaaaaaatatgaaataaaaaacgcaACCATAAAATCGGTTTTCAAAATTTTCCTCTTATCACTGGGTGGGTACTAAACAATTATAACAACATCTACACGTAATTTATGGCAGTTAAATCCATGTTAAGGTGCCGTAATTTTTCCctattttattacacattatggtttctaaaaaataatgactttaaagactttttgtttcaattaatcaaaatatttttttaggtgtATTAGTGTTTGCTGGAGCATTTACGATAGATTTCTGCATGTGGTCTCCAGAGCATTCGACATATGATTACGACAAGCTAGCTAGAATAATGTATCTTTACGATCCCCTTGCCTGCGGTTACAGCCTTCGTGGTTCGAGATCTATATGGAATCTACAATTTAGTAATAATACTCTTGGACTGAACATACTGCCTATTGAATGGATGCCGGCAGTTGTGACTGTATCTACTAAAGTATCAGCAAAAACTAGAAAGTATAGTATCttaacattgatttatttttatgatcgaatttatttggtattaaatttaattaaaataatataaattaaataagctaTGTTGGCTCTGTAGAACAGTTATATTTTGCGATCTTAGGCGAAATGACCAAAAACAATTTCAGGAGAAGTCAGTAGATCTGGGAAATACCAAAAGGGCTTCGCTTAATAGAGAAACATTTACGAGtagttatttttctattaacatGCATTTATTTGCATTTGTTACAGATACGTTAAGCTAAGCGTCATCGTGCATGTATTTTGGCTGTTAGTAGCAATTGCCTTCAGAATATTTAGATCAACAACCAAATTAGGCTTCCTGAAAATCCTCCTGGGCTCTATGTTCTACATGAGTGTATTTGTCATTGTTTTTGATTTGTCAATGGCAATCGTTTACATTGCACATATTCAACAAAGCCTGACCAAAGGAATGATTCTTAGATATAGCGGTTGGAGTGTGGAAATGAAGATTAAGCATTACGACGATTTTGGCGGATGGCTTCCAATGATAGCTAGTGCATGTTGGCTAAGAGGAGGTTTTGGTCTCGCTCTCAATATATATTGCTGCAGAATATTCCATTTAATAAGACGTCGAATAAAGAAAAGTGAAGTAAGAACTAGATTGATATTGCAAGAAAATTTTCCAATTCCAGAACCAAAATATGAAGAACCGCTTGATAGTAAAGTACTTTATTATAGAACGGGAGAATTTAAGCCTCAGCCCAAGCAAACCTTTAAatctatattctatttttaaaaacttactaAGTACcaattttcgtatttattaacGGAAGAGAtgtgtaactttattttaattatggtttaagaataaattgttttactttcagccttacttttttgtatgtattagaAAAacgcttaaaatataataatgtcaactaaaaaaaaaaataaacgctcAGATCACTAACATTTCTATCGGATCGAATAATAGTTCTCGCATAATACGTATAATTATACAAACTGCTATTTCATATGTGATTAGAATGTGAACTTATGAGTTAAACTAATATTTCTTCAtcgtcataataaattaattcttaaaaatatttcaactccTTAATAAAAACCTGTCATGAAAGCAAATGGCGTACAATTAATCAGAGGTATTACAAACGGTAATgcgaaaggaaaaaaaaactcCTTAAAGAAATTCAATTTGAAGGAGACATCACATTTTTCATTATCACGCTGAGGGAACACCCATTAATATTCTACTATGTAATCAAATTCAGAGCGGAGCAATTGACCGTTATTAGGAGTTCCATCTTCAAATGAAACAGCAGGAATTGAGAGCTCGAAATCCTAAATCTATATCTAATAGCAAAGGCATTTACACACTTTATCcaacaataatattactaatttttatattacgtaatttattataaaagtatgaaatactttttaaattcggACTGTATACAACTATGCAGAACTTCTCCTAAACAAAGCTCGGATGCTTTCCAAGTAATAACCAATGCGGCGAACTCCAGATAGATGGCATCCCTAACCACGGCCAACTAGAATAAGATCTCAAATGacagtttaatttcaaattctattacaaataaactaTCAAACCCAATAGTGATGGGTGCACTCCAAATCTGGAGTATTTTAGTTATACTATATCAAAGTAAGTGtaacatcattatttatttgttttagtcaTGTAACATGACATATGAACTTgacaattaatttgtttaatttcttattaaaaatgtttttgagtATACTAGCATTTTAATTACCCTTAAGAATTAAAAGAATATACACAGTTGATTTTTtgatagagctgagatggcccagtggttagaccacGTGCATCTCAACTGAgaattgcgagttcaaatccagacaagcactactgaatattcatgtgcttaatttgtgtttataattcatctcgtgctcggcggttaagaaaaacatcgtgatgcgtatgtttaatttcatcgaaattctgccaaatgtgcattcgaccaccccgcattggaacagcttgataaaatatgttccaaaccctctccttaatggaagaggaggccttatccaagcaatgggaaattaacagactgctactttagttttactttacttatacaCAATTGATTGTTTGTTTTTCTAGCAATTATTTCTGTCCTCATAAGCTGGTGGACTCTCGACTGTAGTTTTACGCCTGATAGCTCAGAACTTCATGAGGTCACATTAATGAAACTTCTCTATCTATACGACCCGGAAGCTTGTGGCAGGATATACTTTTACAACATATCAATCAACCACGACTATGAATTCTATTCGACTGTCATTTGGCCTGTTAAAAACGAAGTCGCTTCCAGCTTTAGGAGGTATATCATacattacatgtataatatatagtagtTATTACGACTATGTATATTACTGGCAAGTAAGACACGCGTATTAAcccaataattttattcttaactaacttcattaaaaaaagCTGCCTGTGTTTTTGTCatacgttaatttttttatctttactgTAGCTACATAGAGAAGAAGGCTTCAAATATTATTCCTAAAAATATCTAGCTTGATTTTGACAGGCTTTTACTATATCTTAATAACAAAGACCTAAgagatgaaaaaaaattaggttcgaaatacaaaaactcgaattacgtatatatttttaaaacttaaaaataccaGTATGGAACAGTAATAAACCATTTAGAACAATGGTAAAAGTAACACAAAAGCATTGAGCTAGATGGTTTAATTACGAGCTATAATTTCAAGACGGACAATTCATAGCCCAGCAATAAATCTCATTAAACATTGTGCTCTTCATACTTCACCTTTTAAATGTGGAatggatttaattaaaatttgccaaCAGGAAAATTCGTTTATGGCTCAGCATTCACGTGATCTGGTTGCTCCTGGGTATCGTCAACGTGACCCACGGTCAGCGATCCTGTGGTTTCTACGCTGTATTACTACCATTCACTCTCACGGGCGTCACTTCTCTAGTGGTTGACTTAATATTCATGGGTATCTTCCTAAAAGACATCGAAATGACCAGAAATGAAAgtaaatttacatacattttgtatcataataataatttatttaagtaatatttacagCTTACTACGTAAGCCGGACTGTCACAGCTTTATTATTATCAGTCTATGGTAAGCCACTTGTGGAAAACTGTAGCTACTGCCTTGAttgtcgattcttctcggtaaaatctgcTTTCAGCGTCGAtggtaattttacattttataatgtaatacaatGAATCAAAAATggttttatgagcctacttgaataaataatacatagtaGATATggtgactttttttattatcatgtaaTATTGTCTCATTATAtagaagattttattattttaaatacctacaTCAAAAGTTTCATTTGTCCTAGCCccttatatatatcttatatatgacATAAGACGTGAAA
It contains:
- the LOC124543889 gene encoding uncharacterized protein LOC124543889; the encoded protein is MRNEIDNDEDISSNGRKYEKGKVLRHSFIPCVKVCLLPRDKIVCAWIVNWVITQCVLVFAGAFTIDFCMWSPEHSTYDYDKLARIMYLYDPLACGYSLRGSRSIWNLQFSNNTLGLNILPIEWMPAVVTVSTKVSAKTRKYVKLSVIVHVFWLLVAIAFRIFRSTTKLGFLKILLGSMFYMSVFVIVFDLSMAIVYIAHIQQSLTKGMILRYSGWSVEMKIKHYDDFGGWLPMIASACWLRGGFGLALNIYCCRIFHLIRRRIKKSEVRTRLILQENFPIPEPKYEEPLDSKVLYYRTGEFKPQPKQTFKSIFYF
- the LOC124543890 gene encoding uncharacterized protein LOC124543890, coding for MGALQIWSILVILYQTIISVLISWWTLDCSFTPDSSELHEVTLMKLLYLYDPEACGRIYFYNISINHDYEFYSTVIWPVKNEVASSFRRKIRLWLSIHVIWLLLGIVNVTHGQRSCGFYAVLLPFTLTGVTSLVVDLIFMGIFLKDIEMTRNEIAILQYIAEPGSFYWISKPFPWNYAQGRDEDTTWISLLFAYISCRGIVQWFINFWLVKDNYIDGIAAYRRIQKEKSSAMPKV